The proteins below come from a single Solanum stenotomum isolate F172 unplaced genomic scaffold, ASM1918654v1 scaffold36331, whole genome shotgun sequence genomic window:
- the LOC125852513 gene encoding anthocyanidin 3-O-glucosyltransferase 2-like: MELPLDYGVHNFIQSLTSQPRLKFIDISLDEKTSSGFLNNHETFLNDFIDGHKSLVREYVHNICKTSSCYGFILDMFCTSMIDIANEFNVPSYIYFASNSSFLGLCLHFETLRNEQHSDTSRYMNSNEALSIPSFKNLCPTKVLPKHLLDSRLASTLFFDGIRRFKETKGIIVNTFFELESFSLQALSDSKMVPKIYPVGPVVSFEKSGHFRNNSLEIESIIKWLDDQQDSAVVFLCFGSMGSFEAEQIKEIATALEHCGHRFLWSLRKSPPKGKVDIPTSYNNYEEVLPKGFLERTKERGKIIGWAPQVTILSHPSIGGFVSHCGWNSILESVHFGVPIATWPLYAEQQMNAFLLVKELGLGEEIKLDYVVDFEGKNNQVDIVSAQEIESGLLKLMVKSEENEVRKKMKEMKEKSRVAMEEGGSSYNSLGLLIKDVIRNI, from the exons ATGGAACTTCCCTTAGACTATGGtgttcataattttattcaatcaCTCACTTCTCAACCTCGTTTAAAATTCATCGATATCTCCCTAGACGAAAAAACATCATCTGGATTCCTCAATAACCACGAAACATTCCTCAATGATTTCATCGATGGTCACAAATCACTCGTACGTGAATATGTTCACAACATTTGTAAAACAAGTTCATGTTATGGTTTTATTCTTGACATGTTTTGTACATCGATGATTGACATAGCTAACGAATTTAATGTCCCTAGTTACATTTACTTTGCTTCAAACTCTTCTTTTCTTGGCTTATGTCTTCATTTCGAGACCTTAAGAAATGAACAACATTCAGACACGTCCAGATACATGAACTCTAACGAGGCATTATCAATCCcaagttttaaaaatctttGTCCTACTAAAGTTTTGCCTAAGCATTTGTTAGATTCAAGACTTGCCTCAACGTTGTTTTTTGATGGAATTCGTCGATTTAAAGAGACTAAAGGGATTATTGTTAATACTTTTTTCGAGCTTGAATCGTTTTCTCTTCAGGCTCTTTCAGATTCTAAGATGGTTCCAAAAATTTATCCAGTTGGTCCAGTGGTTAGTTTTGAAAAAAGTGGCCATTTTAGAAATAATTCACTGGAGATTGAAAGTATTATTAAGTGGTTAGATGATCAACAGGATTCCGCTGTtgtgtttttgtgttttggtagTATGGGAAGTTTTGAAGCAGAACAGATCAAAGAAATAGCAACTGCACTGGAGCATTGTGGTCACAG GTTCTTGTGGTCTTTAAGAAAATCTCCACCAAAGGGAAAAGTAGATATACCAACAAGTTACAACAACTATGAAGAAGTGTTGCCAAAAGGATTCTTAGAGAGaacaaaagaaagaggaaaaataatAGGATGGGCACCACAAGTAACAATTTTATCTCATCCATCAATAGGAGGATTTGTGTCCCATTGTGGATGGAATTCAATACTAGAAAGTGTACATTTTGGTGTACCAATTGCAACTTGGCCACTCTATGCTGAACAACAAATGAATGCATTTTTGTTAGTGAAAGAATTAGGACTTGGTGAAGAGATAAAATTGGACTATGTTGTtgattttgaaggaaaaaacaATCAAGTTGATATAGTAAGTGCTCAAGAAATTGAAAGTGGTTTATTAAAGTTGATGGTAAAAAGTGAAGAGAATGAAgtgaggaaaaaaatgaaggaaatgaAGGAGAAGAGTAGAGTAGCTATGGAGGAAGGTGGATCATCTTATAATTCTCTTGGACTTCTTATTAAGGATGTAATcagaaatatttaa